A genome region from Penicillium psychrofluorescens genome assembly, chromosome: 3 includes the following:
- a CDS encoding uncharacterized protein (ID:PFLUO_005346-T1.cds;~source:funannotate) encodes MSNVSVNGIIGEYSGNDFTIKATFTVFLGIALYNSLELLVLIFASFRRYRGLYFWSLLLAVSLGVIPQSLSFILKYYDVGPLWFSITLSTIGWYFMVTGQALVLFSRLNIVVQDMKVSHRVLTMIIINAIILHVPTTVLTYGSNFVQTPVWVHGYTIMERIELTGFCLQEFIISGLYISKTVKILRMSPPSLNGHNQNRKIMYQLLAINALIIIMDVILLTFEYLNYFVIQTTLKSAVYSIKLKLEFGVLSRLVFLVQSHRYWPREPEIHETKAHNRQNYHAFLDVSNGSPDYPSSPKHCQIPLSRHLSA; translated from the coding sequence ATGTCTAACGTGTCTGTGAACGGAATTATCGGCGAATACTCGGGAAATGACTTCACTATCAAGGCCACCTTCACGGTGTTTCTGGGGATCGCTCTCTATAATTCCTTAGAACTCTTGGTGCTCATATTCGCCTCTTTCCGCCGTTACCGTGGCCTATACTTCTGGAGTTTGCTGCTCGCCGTGTCGTTAGGGGTCATCCCGCAGTCTTTGAGTTTCATTCTGAAGTACTACGATGTCGGTCCGCTTTGGTTCTCCATCACATTGTCGACTATCGGATGGTATTTCATGGTCACCGGACAGGCTCTGGTCCTCTTTTCACGCCTCAACATTGTCGTGCAGGATATGAAGGTCAGTCATCGTGTCCTGACaatgatcatcatcaacgccatcattTTGCATGTTCCAACCACCGTCCTCACCTACGGCTCCAATTTCGTCCAGACCCCCGTCTGGGTTCATGGCTACACGATAATGGAGCGTATCGAACTCACCGGGTTCTGTCTCCAAGAATTTATTATCTCTGGTTTATATATCTCCAAGACCGTCAAAATTCTTCGCATGTCGCCCCCGAGCCTTAACGGCCACAACCAGAACCGCAAGATTATGTACCAGCTTCTGGCTATCAATGCCTTGATCATCATTATGGACGTTATCTTGTTGACGTTTGAATACCTGAACTACTTTGTGATCCAGACTACCCTCAAATCGGCAGTCTACAGCATCAAACTAAAGCTGGAATTCGGTGTTCTTAGCCGTCTTGTCTTTTTGGTGCAGTCACATCGTTACTGGCCACGCGAACCGGAAATCCATGAGACGAAAGCTCATAACCGGCAAAATTATCACGCCTTCCTCGACGTGTCCAATGGTAGCCCAGACTACCCGTCGTCCCCTAAGCACTGCCAGATACCATTATCTCGTCATCTGTCAGCATAG
- a CDS encoding uncharacterized protein (ID:PFLUO_005347-T1.cds;~source:funannotate): MGFTAIWITPVTYQLQGNTGDGTAYHGYWQQDAYALNSNYGSAADLKSLASALHDRGMYLMVDVVANHMGYNGAGNTVDYSIFNPFNSQSYFHPYCLISNDDNQTNVDDFVQKMWYTWVHSLVSNYSIDGLRVDTVGNVQKGFWPGYNKAAGVYCVGEVFNGDVDFTCPYQDVIDGVLDYPMYFPLLRAFESTSGSISDLYDMINSVRTTCSDSTLLGTFVENHDNPRFASYTEDMSLAKNAATFTIMSDGIPIVYAGQEQHYNGGNDPYNREATWLSGYNTSSVLYKLIAQTNAIRSHAITKDSRYITSKNYPIYQDENTLAMHKGSNSSQTITILSNLGESGSTYTLSLAKTGFTSGMALTEIFTCAKITVDASGNVPVPMASGEPRILYPSSKLASSGIC, from the exons ATGGGGTTTACTGCAATTTGGATCACTCCTGTTACCTACCAGCTGCAAGGGAACACGGGTGATGGGACGGCATACCACGGCTACTGGCAACAGGATGC TTACGCTCTCAACTCTAACTACGGTTCGGCCGCTGATCTCAAATCCTTGGCTTCGGCACTGCACGACCGCGGCATGTATCTCATGGTCGACGTGGTGGCCAATCACATG GGCTACAATGGTGCTGGAAACACAGTTGATTACAGCATCTTTAACCCATTTAACTCTCAGAGTTACTTCCATCCCTACTGTTTGATCAGTAACGACGACAACCAGACAAATGTGGACGACT TTGTTCAAAAAATGTGGTATACTTGGGTTCATTCTCTAGTCTCTAACTATTCCA TTGATGGTCTCCGCGTCGATACTGTTGGGAATGTCCAAAAGGGCTTTTGGCCGGGCTACAACAAAGCTGCTGGAGTCTACTGCGTGGGTGAGGTATTCAACGGGGATGTGGATTTCACTTGTCCTTATCAGGACGTTATTGATGGCGTACTTGATTACCCTAT GTACTTCCCCCTCCTCCGAGCCTTCGAATCTACTAGCGGAAGCATCAGCGACCTCTACGACATGATCAACTCGGTGAGAACGACATGCTCTGATTCGACATTGCTGGGAACATTCGTAGAAAATCACGACAATCCCCGCTTTGCCTC TTACACAGAAGACATGTCTCTCGCCAAGAACGCGGCCACCTTCACAATAATGTCAGATGGTATCCCCATTGTTTATGCAGGCCAGGAACAACACTACAACGGAGGCAATGACCCCTATAACCGGGAAGCCACCTGGCTGTCCGGCTACAATACAAGCAGCGTGCTCTACAAGCTTATCGCCCAGACAAATGCTATCCGCTCGCATGCCATCACCAAGGACTCCCGGTACATCACCTCCAAGAATTATCCAATCTATCAAGATGAGAACACCCTCGCCATGCACAAGGGAagcaacagcagccagaCAATTACAATCCTGTCCAATCTTGGCGAGAGTGGAAGCACGTATACGCTCTCGCTCGCTAAAACGGGCTTTACATCGGGCATGGCCCTGACAGAGATCTTTACTTGCGCAAAAATAACAGTCGATGCGAGCGGGAATGTGCCTGTTCCTATGGCTAGTGGAGAGCCGCGAATATTGTATCCAAGCTCAAAGCTTGCGAGTTCGGGCATTTGTTAG
- a CDS encoding uncharacterized protein (ID:PFLUO_005348-T1.cds;~source:funannotate): MSLYASGDRAGSFIVDAEISHLHGEQWDDDEEVSRDLGSQDLEVEISIDETQLHLKHTVAVDSSSTEVDFPLRGIPARFEPYSVTVKASRHDGRKVYTAKTQLYHLPRRTDGGSITKLDSLYGGLLVQNQTAGSTSTWSPLLPYSFYVSWDGWLEKSLSNVQKFKDDGYNIIHIVPNAGLANQAFNFTVLDQFLDKCDEVGLWVMYDMRWTYKNHTSVRYQVDMLKTHRSLLLWYTGDEPDGNSDPVHAPKATYELIKSLDPWHPVSLCLNCYNFHYAEYSSGADIILSDVYPIGINATYSTVWDTPCNTTYGDCGCDDCKGEFEDIAVRLDRFAEYQTWLGRNPKTFWGVPMAFGNESYWPRYPTPDEEITMTMLSLNHNAKGIVMWDYPTSDALAKATSQLSRVVASNEVARFMLGSSTVPLSVRGGPSMDAAGWRVGDKMLVSILSLQYSAWSSSVTVELPESACAITQVLWGSGHWRLVNGHLVKDGGESLETDLVVVQF, from the coding sequence ATGAGCTTGTATGCCTCCGGAGACCGCGCTGGGTCTTTCATTGTCGACGCAGAAATCTCGCATCTACACGGCGAGCAgtgggatgatgatgaggaggtTTCTCGGGATCTAGGCTCTCAGGATCTAGAAGTCGAAATCTCGATTGATGAGACTCAATTGCATCTGAAACATACTGTGGCGGTCGATTCGTCCTCGACCGAGGTGGACTTCCCCTTGCGCGGCATTCCTGCTCGCTTTGAGCCCTACTCCGTGACAGTCAAGGCGTCTCGTCACGATGGTCGCAAGGTGTACACTGCTAAGACGCAGCTGTACCATTTGCCTCGCCGCACGGATGGTGGGAgtatcaccaagctggacaGTCTGTATGGCGGACTCCTGGTGCAGAATCAGACCGCTGGCAGCACATCCACCTGGtcgccgctgctgccctACTCGTTCTATGTCAGCTGGGATGGATGGCTAGAGAAGTCGTTGAGCAATGTCCAGAAGTTCAAGGACGATGGTtacaacatcatccacattgTCCCCAACGCCGGACTGGCGAACCAGGCCTTCAACTTCACCGTGCTAGACCAGTTCCTCGACAAGTGTGATGAGGTCGGCCTGTGGGTGATGTACGACATGCGATGGACGTACAAAAACCATACCTCCGTCCGCTACCAGGTCGACATGCTCAAGACGCACAGGAGCCTGCTTCTGTGGTACACAGGTGACGAGCCCGACGGGAACAGCGACCCGGTCCACGCGCCCAAGGCCACATACGAGCTGATCAAATCCCTGGATCCATGGCATCCTGTCTCGCTGTGCCTGAACTGCTACAATTTCCATTATGCAGAGTACTCCTCCGGCGCAGATATCATTCTCTCTGATGTCTACCCCATCGGCATCAATGCCACCTATTCCACCGTCTGGGACACGCCCTGCAACACCACCTACGGAGATTGTGGCTGCGACGACTGCAAGGGAGAGTTTGAGGACATTGCGGTGCGCCTCGACCGGTTCGCAGAGTATCAGACCTGGCTGGGACGGAATCCCAAGACGTTCTGGGGCGTGCCTATGGCATTCGGCAACGAGTCTTACTGGCCGCGCTATCCCAcgcccgacgaggagatcaccATGACAATGCTCAGTCTCAACCACAACGCCAAGGGCATCGTCATGTGGGACTACCCCACCAGCGACGCCCTTGCGAAGGCTACCAGCCAGCTGAGCCGGGTTGTGGCTAGCAACGAGGTGGCGAGGTTTATGCTCGGTTCGTCTACCGTGCCATTGTCTGTGAGGGGTGGTCCGAGTATGGATGCTGCGGGTTGGAGGGTTGGTGATAAGATGCTGGTGAGTATCTTGTCGCTGCAGTATTCGGCCTGGTCATCGTCTGTCACAGTTGAGCTGCCCGAAAGCGCGTGCGCAATCACCCAGGTCCTTTGGGGATCGGGTCACTGGCGGCTGGTGAATGGTCATTTGGTCAAGGATGGTGGTGAGAGCCTGGAGACGGatttggtggtggtgcagTTTTAA